The nucleotide window CACCGTTGGCTTTTCCGTGTTTCCTGTAGAGCTTCACAGTTGATTTAAAGATGGCACTGAATGACTTGCATGTTGTTTTGTGATGAGATGGTTAATCCCAGCTCTGACACATTATTCATGTCTGGAGGTTGTTCGAACAGGCATAAAACTCTTGCAATGTGTCATTACAGAGAACAGGAGAGTAGGTGCATGTggcaaggagaaggcgagaagTGGACGAAgcatcaaattaatatttaataaaaagctgcctgtagctctctctatTCCTCTCGtcagcttgattagcctgattagtgaTAACGCACACCCGGCCCCAGCCTCCTCATTGCCACAGTGCATTAATATAGAACGGTGATTGAAACTGACTGGAAGTACCTGTGTATTAAACCGTTTTAATGCacacattccagccaatcagaaacgGGTATTCGAACTGACCATGGTATaacgcaaaataaaccccttcagagtGATTCAAGACCCCTAATCGTcggtgtttattttgcaataaaaaccagctgactgtacattattccatatgACAATATTGTTCGTTCACCTCAGCAgatcatattaaatattatatgagcTGTTTTATACTTATTTTATATGTGGTTTGCCACTTTTGCACCCCGGTTATTAAGATTTGGGACATAGTAAATGCAGTTTTAAACGCTGATTTGAGCACATTTTCTAGCAAAACATCACAATTaagataaatgtttaaaaaaaactgccAGAATGAGAAACATGGCTGCAGGTAACAGAGTTTCTGATTTAGCCTTGTTTAATCAGAACTGTTGATAAACTTCTATTTCCCATAAATTAAGGAAAAAACATCTgtttgatcattttttttttcaatacttttGAAAACAGGTTTGAATGGTTGAGTCAACACTccattttgtgtaaaaattataTCTGACAATTTCTATTGAACCTGGTTAATTTAGTTCCATCTTGAGCAACGAAAGAATCAAACTCTGTGCATTACCTGTACATCCACCACAGCAGTTTGTCCGTGTGGAGTAAAAGATGTAGTCGACCATGGCTCCCCCTTCTGAGTTCAGAGTCGTCACGGTACTGCTCTGAATGTCGGGGTGGATGTGACTGTACGCTGACGTCAGATGCAGAGAGTGATATAAACTATGTCTGAACCTGACAAAACAAATTCCATTACATTTAACAGCCACTTCTCTGATCTCTtgttaggattatgggtagtgtagttcttcaactGTATTTGGTCATTAAACACTGACTTGTGGATTCAGATGAAATACAGATCATAagtgaacaacctcagagctcacggtaggtacGTCTTCAAAGGTTTCTCTATGGAGACACATTTTTTTCCTCCTGAAACCTGACTGTTGCACTTTATTGTCATCCTAGGCCCTTTCTCACTGGCTGTACTAAAGCccattttaggtacttttcccTGGGTCTAGTACTTTTTGTCGCTTTCGCACCTGAGGAACTACAGTTCCTCTGAACCTTTCTGGGGggatttttagctcctactctggAGTATGTACTTTGGGGGCGTATAGGGACTATAGGAGACGTGGGAGGTGCTgaagcctgtgattggtcaaaaacatATGACACACAAAGCATTGAGAAAGGAGGAGTCCACAGACACCGTTTGTAAACGGCTGCTAGCATCATCAGGAGATGCTTTGAGTATTTATCGCATCTGTACGGTTTGTTCTGTGTGACTATACAGAATATAAAGTGATGTTTATGGAGAATGGGTAATTCAActgaaatctagtttacatgagggaagtTACTGTGTGGTAACTTGCATCAAGACGTCTTTAAGTTAATGAGTATTTCAGTCCAgtaatttatgttgagtcataaaagcctttattgtaaaagattgtgtttATAAATTAGTTTGGAGAATTTTCACACAGACTGCATctgaaaatgctgccttcagggGAGAGTATAAAGaatgaaataaggtgctttttaaactgttcagagaccagtttcctttagttccattcatccaaaaacactgtcgtttaaactgattaggcagctgcctacattttcagatgcagcgaaagtttgtgtaaaacagccctaacaaaagtgtaACTCTGATCCAGGCATCCTCCATCAGTGTTGTTAATGTCATTGTTGTTGCTGCTATTGAATTTCACGTTCCAACCACGCCAGAAGGAAAATGGTCAATACTAGATTGCGTCACTACAGTGGTAAAGTTTGGGAATGAGGAAAAGACTCCTTGGGTGtcctcatctagaaagttactaaaggaaaagtaccaggactgtaAGTTGGAAAGGACCTTGTTTGTCTAATCAAATATGTCAATAGTGAACAATACTCACTTTGGACTGAACATCTGGATTTCTTCAGCATCTGTAATGAAGAGCATGCATTTAAAGACCTAAACATGACTGAGAATTCCTCAGGCTCAAGTAGAGATCTTTAGCAGTTACACACAGTAACTATAGGTTAATGAGAGTAAATCTGTCACCTGGTGTATTGTCAGTAACTCCAGGTATGAACTCCAGGTCTGGAGGACGCACACACGCCGCCTGACAGTAACGCAACTGACGGAGAAAATCATGACTGTACTGCAGTTTACCTACAGGAGaaatacagttgtggccaaaaatatttaaGACTGAATGTTGCCAAAATGAGTCCAGATACTTACCTCTATCTGTGTGATTTTCTAGTAAAGATCCTGGAGAAGAAACTTTATTAATAATGAGTTGTTCTGTTCATTTCTAAACAAGCAAACTCTGTGTTTGTGTACAAAAAGGACATTAAACACTCAGAAGAGGAGTGACAACTGTATTTAGCTGCGATGTGTACATGGCTAGTGGGATTTTGAGTGTCACCatcattgtgctttgtgtgtggAATATTATAGGGACAGTTTAaccacaaatgacaataaatgaaAGTTAATGAGGACTCGACAaaaacatttcagtctgttcctcacaaaaatcATGTGGCTTCAAAAGAATCGCAATGTGAAGCAGAAGTCATTTGGGACACTTTTATGTTTATGGTCATTTTGAAGTCTGACAGCACCTCATTACATGGAAAATGTtggtcaggaaaaaaaaaaaaaaaaatatcgatcTTTTCTGTTACATGGAAGAATGAAAGTAATACaaatgtgagaaaataatgaaatatttgtttatttttgggtgaactatccctttaaaaggaatATCCCAGGTTCagcaagttaatctcaatcgacagcatttgtggaataatattgattaccacgaacatttattattcttaaaaaaagcacaaatgtgtgttccagtgagacacttacaatggaagtcaatggggtcaattattggagggtttaaaagcagaaatgtgaagtttataattttaataaagcacttttattaattatgttaaaactcatgtattatttcacctgtaaagttgtttaaattgtccttGTTACAGTCATTTCAGGGTTTTAGGGTACAGGCTGTACTGTACAGTATGGTAATATTATGGTAATAAAGCTGTAAAATTGTCAATAAGTTTCCACAGATGCAGTAAGTAAATCATTTAATCACAatacaatcatgttaacacacataattgtttatgtcttttgaaacagtattttaatgtttacagattaaaccccattgacttccactggaAGTGTCCCACTggatatttacttttttttttttataaagaaaattgaGCTTATCTTGAAAATTGAACATCTCATTTATACAAAGTATTTCTGAGTATAAAAGCAACCGAACTACATCGGCAGAAAGAGCTCAAGTGCATGACTCACAGAATAGTGCAGAGCAGAGGGTTTACTTGCGCAACAGTTTACTTGTTCAGTGGGTCATGTTAATAACTGGGGTGCACTGTTTGTTAGGGGTCCCCCTCAtcaaaaatcccaatttaacccctgtgtACAGCTCATAATAACCGAATTAAACTGAATGAGGTCATTTGGCATGCAAGTGTGAGGGACTTCCAACATTTATAACATAAAGatctaattaaaacaaataaataaaaaacagaattataataaataacaatatgtatttgtaataaagaattttttttttacccttttctCCCCAAGTTGTAAcagccaattcccaatgcattctaagtcctcatggtggcatagtctcagttgcctccgcgtctgagaccatcaattcctgcatcttatcacatggcttgttgagagcgttaccgTGGAAGCTTCACgcgcatgtgactctaccctccatagcaaccgggccaatttggttgcttaggagacctgactggagtcactcggcacgccctgaattcaaacttgcgactccaggtgtgatagtcagcgtcaatactcgctgagatacccagaccccataAAGACATGTTTTTTATCCCATGCGTGCCTAATTTTACTGACCCCTGCCCGAAGTAATTACATCTGTGGAATTACAGATTTTTAAACTCTAATTAAACTAATTATTTTTTAGACTgccaacatttaacatttatttttgcataaaatTGACTTATTTCCAAGGTGACAACTGCACACCACGACACAAAGAGGTCAATAACGTAGCATACTACACTACTTTCTAAACGTTTTACTAACTTTATTTTGGTTTTATGTTGCACTGACAGTATGAAGTGTATACTATACAGTATTCTAAACACAGCCATTATAGTTTCCCACCTCACATGAACATGTCCTGTGGATTCACATTTATTTCCACTGACCTGACCCTTTGACCGGTGTGTCAGACTGAGTCCTGTACTGACAGTTCTCAGTGATGCCGAGGCTGACAGGCCACAAGGGGGCGAAAAGTCTTCTGTGATGGAACTTATTAGACAAATCAATCTGACCAGAAACCTGCACATGAAAATAACAAATGCACAGTGAGTCCTACGGTCAGTCAGCTGTATGTCATATTAGGTGTGGGCAGACAAAATGTTtaaagcttaatatgcagagactacTGGATAAGTGAGCCAGTCACAGattcattttcttgaaaactacaatggactctgtggcactataaaattcctctgtttgttttgagtgacccattCAGCCCGTCACAATAACATTAGCTCAACTAAACGGGGCTATCTGTTTGTCagctgtttatttttgcaattccatttggtggtgcaGAAGTTTCACACTTCGGCTTTAAATCATAataggagtcattttatatcatgatACAGGTACATATCACAATTGAGTAATAcatggtttatttattaaatagcCATGCAGTTATATCTGTTTTTGGATAAGCAAGTGAATACTGaaataaataagtacatttaaaataaaatgattttctcTTCTTGGAAGTTTATGGATAAATCTTCACTGATACTTTTGTCCATTTGGTTAACAAGTTCaataaatttaaaagaaaatgtattaaggcAAAATAGTTTGGTGTGGTggtaatttttgaaaaatgtatataaataatttcttacaataaatattgaaatggttaatgtttatttcactctttgtttagatcaaCAGTTTTAAACGTgttataattagtatttttatcatgcattttcatagtttaatattgtaaGTCTGGGTCTGAGATTAAACAGTCACATCtaacataaaacacatttgaaaagtaTCAAAAATCAATGATGAAGTCCTGATGAAaagtttccaagtcagttttaatgagatcttaatttaacaaaaataaaaaagttcaaatctgttagttttaataaaagtcaactcctgggacatgaaagtgctcAAAGTTGAAGAAACCCATATCCCGTCATGCTGTATGTCATATATGAACATTTAAAGTGTCACTCACCATCCAGGCAGGTAAGCCGTGATAGTAGAGCTGTCCACTGGTGATGAACTGCCACAGAGGTGTGTTGGGTAAACAGTTCAAATCTCCACATAAAATCACCTCACAGCTTCGTCCTTCACTCTTATACTGCTTCATCATCATGTCAATTTCAGCCAATAGGATGGCCAGCTGTGCGAGCTTCACGTCGCCTCTCCGGGGGTtgaacagcaggtgtgtgttGGCCACACATATGGGGCAGAGTGCTGCGTCCTGTTCTGTGATTGGCTGAAGCAGCAGCACAATTGCCACGTTGTCTCGATCGAGCAGCTCACAGTCAGATCGGTGAAATTCAAGCAAACTGACAGACAGCTGGGTGAAGCGGTCGCTGTGGTAACACACTGCACAGCCATCAGTTTTAGTGCCTGTGCGTCGTTTGTAGATGCAGGTGTAACCTGGGGAAAAAAAAGCATCAATTTGTTTCTAAGGGTGATCACACTGGCACAGTTTACTTCCATGCATGATGTGAAGGTCAGTTTTGACCCATTTAAGAGTTAGAAacagtgaaaaaattattttaaatcaaaacacCTTTTGATTCTCCACAACAATGAATACATGAAaataaaagattatatttttatgGCATTTGTTTATGTTTAAGCAATGTCAAGAGTTTATTGGGTGAAAAACCatgaatttgtatttgtttaaaacTGTACAAATTGTAAGTGTTCTAAATATCATCTCTTTGCTCAAAATGAAGGGTTTACTGTATATCTTAAGTTTGTGTTTAGTGTGAAAAACAAGTCTGTTAATGTTCATATTTACAATCAGAAGGAGGTGTGTTGTTTATCTACTGAACTCTACCGGGTCTTTTTTGACCCGTACAAAACAGTCTTTAGGAATCCTCAACAAAACGGAAGAAAAATGAGGGactagtcaaaattattttctgtggtaacaaACATTATGAACCTTAAACATTCCTTAAATCGAGACATGTTGCAAAACAGTAGCTCTTCAGATTAATCCACAGATTTCAAAAGGAAAGTGTGAGTAACAGTTCACCCTAAATGAAAATGatatcattatttgctcaccctcctgtggttccaaaaccatatgctgTACCACGTGACTCTCAAAGTGACCACGACTGTCAAAAACACCATAAGTACTATTAaatagttcagtcatgacaacatTTGGCAtgttgctgcacaattagacatacactggaaagaaaaagaatgtgaaccctttggaattacctgcatttatgtatacattttgtcttaaaatctggggagaaagggggagaaaaaaagttacaataatgaacaaacacaatctgttttaactaataacacacaaatgattgtattgttcttgtacacatTTAATCATTCAAACATCACAGGCCGTTTACAACACCAGATCAGGAAACacttcacggactgtgtccagtccgtgccttTCAGGCTtgcgtccaccgcactagccagtgccgtaagtcagggcaactattcgtttgccatgggcgCCGCAACGGGGCGCCACCAaacagactatgtcacattgggtgagggatgctgttgtcctggcctacgaggcacgcggtcaagttTCGCCAGTAGGAATCAGGgttcactctaccagaggggtcgcctcctctaaagtcgtggctagaggtgtccctatGCAGAATGTTTGTAATGCGGTGGGCTGGTTttctccgcatacattcataagattttatagtttgaattttcatgccactccgggctcttatatCCTTTAGtcaacatctgaagctcatgtctgagacctctcgcattcttgtgagcacaaacaacacaactgtaaggggtccagacatctgCAGTGCGGCGGTGTGGTTATTCTCGTTCCCAaactcagcacagcatcaaagtgaagcctttgatagggaacgtctcgggttacttaactgtaacccctgttccctgaaaaagtggaacgagGTGCTGCGCTTCATTTccacactgaggatgccccattttgtctgctcttcagacaaaatacctgacgatgcacctgtggtgcatctatttaaagcccctgtaccggcgcatcctgatgatgtcaccagcagaggcgataaattccagtcaatttcattgacgtgttgcacacatattcacagctggtcactctaaagatgttcccaaagcgctaaatcaagtgcagcatcaaagtgtagctttttcagggaacaggggttacggtcaagtaacccaagacgttccttAGCTTaatgctggaaagggttacaaagttatctgtaagagtttagatattcatttgTCCAGAGTTAGAAAAACTGTCTGTAAACAaagacaatttagtactgtggatactctcactagaagtggccgtccagccagatgactcaaaggacacaccgcagaatgttcaatgaggtaaaaaagatcccttgagtgacagataaagacttgaaggaatcattgggactggttaacatctctgttcatgagtctactatacagaaaacattaaacagacatgtGTTCATGGCaagacaccacgaaggaagccactgctttccaaaaaAAACTTTGCTGCGCACCAGAAGTTCAAAGtgtcaaagaccaccttgacactccacaacgctactgggaaagtgttttgtggactgatgaaagtaAGGTTTAATTATTTGGGAAGAACTTGCAGCACAACTTATGGTGTAAAAATGGCATCGcatacaaacatgaaaacatcatccctaCAGTGGTGATTTGAGGCTGCTTTGCTGCTACAGGGCTGGGCCGCTTGCCATCATCATGGGAAAGTTTATCAAGAtctcctacaggataatgtcgggtgtctgtgcaccagctgaaactcaatagaagttgatcaatgcagcaggacaatgaccctaaacatcaaataAATCAACTACAGAATGACTTCAAAAAACAAATCCACTAGAGTTTTGGGGTTCTGGGTATATCAGTgagcattgacgctgactatcaccgctggagtcatgagtttgaatccagggtgtgctgagtgactccagtcaggtgtcctaagcaaccaaattggcccggttgctagggagtgtagagttacatggggtaacctcctcgtagtcgtgattagtggttctcgaactcaatggggcgtgtggtgagttgtgtatggatcgtggagagtagcatgagcctccacatgctgtgagtctccacagtgtcatgcacaatgagtcacgtgataaaatgtgcggattgacagtctcagaagcggatgtAACTCCTGGATTAaggtaaccgcaccaccacgaggacctactaagtagtgggaattgggcattccaaattgggagaaaacaggataaaaatcattttaaaacctcaagagagccattcacaccagacatcataagaatatgtctgaactgaagcagttctgtaaggaagaatgatccagaattccttctgaatgttgtgcaggtctaatccacagataccagaaacacttgattgaggttattgctgccaaaggaggattgactagttattaaatccaaggattcacttacagcactgtgaatgtttaatgggatgtgttcaataaagacatgaaatattattattgtgtgttgttagtttaaccacattgtgtttgtctgtacttgtgactttgatgttATTTCTGTGCTTTTGGGGACTTGACATTTGTGGTCAATGTGAACTGTTGCTGTATAGAGCTCTGTAAAGATTATATTCTCctttctccttttgtattccatggaaatTAAACCAGCACTGGGAAAAGATGATTTGAACTCACCCATTTGAGTCAGGACAGGAAACATCTGCTCAAGGAAATGATCTTCTTGAACTTCTTGAAGACAAATAACCTACAGTATACACATGCAGAGAAGATAATATTAATGACAATCAATCATCTGGTGCATTTAATGCATGTCCCAAGGTCTTGCAGCTTTACAAAGAGGCCATTATTGAAGAATGACACAGTTAAAAACTAGATCTGACCCGAAAGCTGACCCGAAAGCTAACCCGCAGCTAATGTGGAAGCGTAATCTTACTTAGAAATCAACCTAGCACTTTCTGCACATTCCCCACTCTATGAAGACAACACGTATCATTTCATATTCTTTGTGTTTACTGAAAAGACTCCTTGTTGTCTTACGTCAGGCTCCCAGGTCTTTAGCTCCTCCAGTATGGTCTGGAGGCGGTTTCCCCACACTAACACGTCctctgtgcagtgtgtgtacagCTCTCCGTTCATCTCCAGCAGATCCTGAGACAGGATGTTGTAAGACATCACACTGAACTCAAACACAGGAGCAGGATCTGCACAGGTGTCAGTGTGGGTTGTACTAAGGTCCTCCCATACTCTCCACATcacttgaaaaaagaaaatatttgtatggTTTACAAAGGACATCACATGGAAGACATCGGTTTAAAGATGACATCTACAAGTTGTTGAGGTTGAcccattttgtatttatatattgctTTCATTTTTTACTTAAAGACTTGCCAGTCTCTACACTGCCACGTCGAAACGTACAGTCTCAAAAGATGCTATGCATGAATAATCAGCTGCAGCACCAAGCACGTCAGTAATCGAATGAACTGTCGGCGATGACGCGACACATGATGGTCGCATCTAGTGTAGACAGCATTCTTGATTTCAATGGGAATGATTTGCTATTGATGGGACTCATCGTGCTGCTCGCATCCGATGTAGATAGGGAGTTACAGTTAGAGTCCATTTACTATCATTAATAAATCTAAGGATTTATTGAAAATTGgtgtcatgaaccaaaccaaccagcactgAGGGGAATCACAACATTGCAAACTTTAAAGTGAAATTGTAttagaaaatcaaacaaaaagacaaaagattCAATAACGAGGAAATAAACTACAATCACATTGCGAATAACGTAATACATTTATAAACGTTGATTGATGATTATAATTATAGAAACgatatattttgttttcattgtaaAATCATGTGGCATGGGGACGtgttcatgtgtcggtctgcgggagagagagagagatcgtttacggacatgtccgtcgtgtgtgtttatcgtttgcttcagttttatattaaactattatttatattataagccGGTTCTcggatacaccgtcgcatggtcctcgatcacttctccaccctctcagatggatgacagccgcttctccccgggcggaccggagtcagactcacgacccccggtggTCAAAACGCCCCTCCACGTTCTCTCGactcatggggacactcctccgcccctggcagcggccctaccgctccaggcggtcggggaacacttccctcctccctcgCAGACGCCGGTCTTCCTTCGACCCCtctgcatttctgggggatggcagggctctcctccacccatggcagcggctccattgctccaggtggtcggggaacacttccctcctcccctcgcagacgccggtcttccttcgacccctctgcatttctgggggatggcagggctctcctccacccatggcagcggctccattgttccaggcagtcggggagtccagtccccactcgcctcgcggacgccGGCTGTTCACCGCGTTTGGGTGGTCTGtatactccctcccccggtggatggcagcggcgctcccctgggtggacggcagtgtcaaggactccgcgacgggcatccctcctccttcccagatttcggcactAGTGTAATCAGTTCAacagaaaggaggaggcgagaaccggcttgataatataaataatagtttaatataaaactgaagcaaatgacaaacacacacatgacggacatgtccgtaaatgatatCTCTCTcacgcagaccgacacatgaccacgtccccacgccacAAATATTCAGCGACtagattgtgtcattcacagtgcatcatgggagtgggtggagctgcagagctcttttgatgcagttctttgattggtggatctctcttcagattatgggtagtgtagtctTCTTCAGCAGGAACTCTccattaaatatgatttttggaataggaagttgaaataacacagacttcaacagaagcatttacCATCGATTAACTACCGTGTGTCTTTAAGTTATCGTTTATAATCAATTCCCctttggagaaaatgaatgggatttttaataacaataataaatattgttaaattgttgcaCTCTGTTCTTTCATTGGACCACAAATTGGATACGCCCATAAGCAAGGTCATCACTATTTTTGGTCAATTTTTCTGAAAGAGAAAAGACTGTGTGTATCTGgtaaaagtaaatgttttcaACGTTTAGGTGTAcattagcatatagatgacctcaatTCCAATTCTGATTTCATGGGGTATCATGGGCTTCATGGTGAAATACAGAGAGATTTGTGCTATGTGAGATTAATTTAAGAGTTGCACCTTCAATATTGTTATTGTCTTGAAATGC belongs to Xyrauchen texanus isolate HMW12.3.18 chromosome 16, RBS_HiC_50CHRs, whole genome shotgun sequence and includes:
- the angel1 gene encoding protein angel homolog 1, yielding MPVEPIGWHFPVGAGLSQMCCCPYLPFPGISYYPAFQDNNNIEVMWRVWEDLSTTHTDTCADPAPVFEFSVMSYNILSQDLLEMNGELYTHCTEDVLVWGNRLQTILEELKTWEPDVICLQEVQEDHFLEQMFPVLTQMGYTCIYKRRTGTKTDGCAVCYHSDRFTQLSVSLLEFHRSDCELLDRDNVAIVLLLQPITEQDAALCPICVANTHLLFNPRRGDVKLAQLAILLAEIDMMMKQYKSEGRSCEVILCGDLNCLPNTPLWQFITSGQLYYHGLPAWMVSGQIDLSNKFHHRRLFAPLWPVSLGITENCQYRTQSDTPVKGSGKLQYSHDFLRQLRYCQAACVRPPDLEFIPGVTDNTPDAEEIQMFSPKFRHSLYHSLHLTSAYSHIHPDIQSSTVTTLNSEGGAMVDYIFYSTRTNCCGGCTESDGGLKLIGRLSLMSESDLWSLKGLPNETFPSDHLSLLARFQFC